In one Candidatus Leptovillus gracilis genomic region, the following are encoded:
- a CDS encoding Crp/Fnr family transcriptional regulator: MAYNPTEQELQLLHNSTIFHGLTDDQLQIALQVGRIYSVERRGFFFHQGEPATTFYVILQGNVRLAQLTPEGRQVIIHYFGPGNEMAVIAVLSKVQYPISAEAATDATALGWDHETALLLMEQFPRLAINGIEMLAGRFWELQNRYRELATERVEQRVARAVLRLIQQRNGLITQVAAPQLSLTRQDLAEMTGTTLFTVSRICSNWEQRGLLETGREQLLIRNLDDLVAIADDLAESKAPLTSL; encoded by the coding sequence ATGGCATACAATCCCACCGAACAAGAACTACAACTGCTTCATAACAGCACCATTTTTCACGGGCTAACCGATGACCAGTTACAGATTGCATTACAGGTCGGCCGTATCTATTCGGTAGAACGGCGCGGTTTTTTCTTTCATCAGGGTGAACCGGCCACGACCTTCTATGTAATCCTGCAAGGCAATGTGCGTCTGGCCCAACTCACCCCCGAAGGGCGGCAGGTGATCATCCATTACTTTGGCCCCGGCAACGAGATGGCCGTCATCGCCGTCCTCAGCAAAGTCCAGTACCCAATTTCCGCCGAAGCGGCCACCGATGCCACGGCCCTCGGCTGGGACCATGAAACGGCGCTGTTGTTGATGGAACAATTCCCCCGCCTGGCTATCAATGGCATCGAGATGCTGGCCGGGCGCTTTTGGGAACTGCAAAATCGCTACCGCGAACTGGCTACAGAGCGCGTCGAACAGCGCGTTGCTCGCGCCGTGTTGCGCCTGATCCAGCAGCGCAATGGCCTCATTACGCAGGTCGCCGCGCCGCAGCTCAGCCTGACCCGCCAGGACCTGGCCGAAATGACCGGCACGACGTTGTTTACTGTCAGCCGGATTTGCAGCAATTGGGAGCAGCGCGGCCTGCTAGAGACCGGCCGTGAACAACTGCTTATCCGCAACCTGGATGACCTGGTGGCCATCGCTGATGACCTGGCCGAAAGCAAGGCC
- a CDS encoding universal stress protein, protein MKIRRILVALDTSPHSLAALEAAISLAERLDVELQGLYVEDINLLRLAQLPFACELRFPSTTTLKMDTLQMAEQLRGQAALAQRRFQQLAESRQIKHSFTILRGVVAPALLKATLDSDLLVLGRVSHSLVRAPRLGSTAQTAVSQAECAVLLVHPHADLNRPPLLLYDGSAAAERALSVATNLVERNGRLYILLYLPDNAAAQQAIDAIQNRLDGRSIQAIYRRLYGVQLQDLIAFINESENSLLILSDQYEQFPPVTIHHLAEELTCPVLVVR, encoded by the coding sequence ATGAAAATTCGCCGCATTCTCGTCGCTTTAGACACTTCGCCGCACAGCCTGGCGGCGCTGGAGGCGGCCATTTCCCTGGCCGAACGCCTGGATGTTGAACTGCAAGGGCTGTATGTGGAAGATATCAACCTGCTGCGGCTGGCGCAGCTGCCTTTTGCCTGTGAGCTGCGTTTTCCCAGCACGACCACGCTTAAAATGGATACGCTGCAAATGGCGGAGCAGCTTCGCGGGCAGGCGGCGCTGGCGCAGCGTCGCTTTCAGCAGTTGGCCGAAAGTCGTCAGATCAAGCACTCGTTCACGATTTTGCGCGGCGTCGTTGCGCCGGCTTTGTTAAAGGCTACTCTGGACAGCGATCTGTTGGTCTTGGGGCGCGTCAGCCATTCGTTGGTGCGCGCGCCGCGCCTGGGGTCTACGGCGCAAACGGCCGTTTCCCAGGCGGAATGCGCCGTTCTGTTGGTCCATCCCCACGCTGACCTTAACCGGCCGCCGCTGCTGTTGTATGATGGCTCTGCGGCGGCCGAACGCGCTTTGTCTGTGGCGACGAACCTGGTGGAACGAAACGGCCGTCTTTATATCCTCCTCTATCTGCCAGACAATGCTGCCGCGCAGCAAGCCATAGATGCGATACAGAACCGGCTGGACGGCCGTTCGATTCAGGCCATCTACCGCCGCCTGTATGGCGTCCAACTCCAGGACCTGATTGCGTTCATCAACGAGTCAGAAAACAGCCTGCTCATCCTCAGCGACCAATACGAACAATTTCCTCCTGTCACCATCCACCACCTGGCGGAAGAGCTTACCTGCCCGGTGCTGGTTGTGCGGTAA
- a CDS encoding AAA family ATPase, with translation MATLSPFLSTFLSPLAANKLRQLCDPQQFHFQTTADLADLADIIGQQRAVEAIHFGIGIQHEGFNVFALGPNGTGKFTAVQQYLLHKAAQQPTPDDWCYIFNFDQPHKPRALRLPAGHAGRFRADMQQLVEDLMTVLPSAFASDEYHNQKKVIEEEFKQREIQALDDLKAKSSENNIAFIRTPAGFAFAPLKNREVISPEEFMKLSIEEQKAIESQIQTLQERLQLIMIQLPQWQRELQKRLKKLNDDVAMYAITPLFHELRQTYDGLEAVLAYLTAVQTNVVKHADDFLGEEEPPAAAVMGGRERDSGPLRFTRYQVNVIIDHSQSSGAPVVYEDQPAYNNLIGRTEHISQMGTLFTDFTLIKPGVLHRANGGYLMLDARKVLLQPFAWEGLKHALRAQEIRLESLAQAASLISTVSLEPEPIPLAVKVVLMGDRALYYLLHHYDPDFAELFKVAADFEDDMARDEANNLAYAQLVGTLARKENLRHFDREAVALIIETSARLAGDAGKLSTHMQSISDLLREASYWAGEAGRDVVTRMDVQNSLDAQLYRHGRIRERIQEAILQDTILIDTQGAVVGQINGLAVYTLGAFSFGRASRITARARLGKGEVIDIERQVEMGGPIHTKGVLILSSFLGARYAAERPFSLSASLVFEQSYSGVDGDSASSAELYALLSALSGAPIKQSLAVTGSVNQYGQVQAIGGVNEKIEGFFDLCQARDAAGLPGDQGVLIPQANVQHLMLRSDVVEAVANGRFHIYPIAHVDEGIELLTGIPAGAADESGRYPPDSINGRVVAYLEKLTEQQRAFAAPPPTEDKKGEAAQIIRPVKDS, from the coding sequence ATGGCAACTCTCAGCCCATTTCTCAGCACTTTTCTCAGCCCATTGGCTGCCAACAAGCTGCGCCAACTGTGTGACCCGCAGCAATTCCACTTTCAGACCACCGCCGATTTAGCTGATCTGGCCGACATCATCGGGCAGCAGCGGGCCGTAGAGGCGATTCATTTTGGCATTGGTATCCAACACGAAGGCTTTAATGTGTTTGCGTTGGGACCCAACGGCACGGGCAAGTTTACGGCCGTGCAGCAGTACCTCCTACACAAAGCCGCCCAACAACCCACTCCCGACGATTGGTGCTACATCTTCAATTTCGATCAGCCCCACAAACCCCGCGCGCTGCGGCTGCCCGCCGGCCACGCCGGGCGGTTCCGCGCCGATATGCAGCAGCTTGTCGAAGACCTGATGACCGTGCTGCCATCCGCTTTTGCCAGCGACGAATATCACAATCAAAAAAAGGTCATCGAAGAAGAATTTAAGCAGCGCGAAATCCAGGCTTTGGATGACTTAAAGGCAAAATCCAGCGAAAACAACATCGCCTTCATTCGCACGCCGGCCGGCTTTGCCTTTGCGCCGCTGAAAAACCGCGAAGTCATCAGCCCGGAAGAATTTATGAAGCTCTCCATTGAAGAGCAAAAGGCGATTGAAAGCCAGATTCAGACGCTGCAAGAACGGCTGCAACTCATTATGATCCAACTGCCCCAATGGCAGCGGGAACTGCAAAAGCGTCTCAAGAAACTCAATGACGATGTGGCGATGTACGCCATTACCCCTTTATTTCATGAACTGCGGCAAACGTATGACGGGTTGGAGGCGGTATTGGCTTATTTAACGGCCGTGCAAACCAACGTTGTCAAACATGCAGATGATTTTCTGGGCGAAGAAGAACCGCCCGCGGCCGCTGTCATGGGTGGGCGTGAACGCGACAGCGGCCCGCTGCGTTTTACCCGCTATCAGGTCAACGTCATCATAGACCACAGCCAGAGCAGCGGCGCGCCCGTCGTTTACGAAGACCAGCCCGCCTACAACAACCTCATCGGCCGCACGGAACATATCTCGCAGATGGGCACGCTGTTCACCGATTTCACCCTCATCAAGCCGGGCGTGCTGCACCGGGCCAACGGCGGCTACCTGATGTTGGATGCGCGCAAAGTGCTGCTGCAACCCTTTGCCTGGGAAGGTTTGAAGCACGCGCTGCGGGCGCAAGAAATCCGCCTGGAATCGTTGGCCCAGGCCGCCAGTTTGATCAGCACCGTTTCCCTGGAGCCGGAACCCATCCCGTTGGCCGTGAAGGTGGTGTTGATGGGCGACCGCGCATTGTATTATCTGCTGCACCACTATGACCCCGATTTTGCCGAACTATTCAAAGTGGCAGCCGATTTTGAAGATGATATGGCCCGCGACGAAGCCAATAATCTGGCTTATGCCCAACTGGTCGGCACGCTGGCGCGTAAGGAAAACTTGCGCCATTTTGACCGGGAAGCGGTGGCTTTGATCATCGAAACCAGCGCCCGGCTGGCCGGCGATGCCGGGAAACTGTCTACCCACATGCAGAGCATTTCCGATTTACTGCGCGAGGCGAGTTATTGGGCCGGCGAGGCGGGGCGCGATGTGGTGACGCGCATGGATGTGCAGAACAGCCTGGACGCGCAGTTATACCGGCACGGCCGTATCCGTGAACGTATTCAAGAAGCCATCCTCCAAGACACCATCCTGATAGACACCCAGGGCGCTGTGGTCGGCCAGATCAATGGTCTGGCGGTGTACACATTGGGCGCCTTCAGCTTTGGTCGCGCCAGCCGCATCACTGCCCGCGCGCGCCTGGGTAAGGGAGAGGTGATAGACATCGAACGGCAGGTGGAGATGGGCGGCCCCATTCATACAAAGGGGGTGCTGATTTTGTCCAGCTTCTTGGGGGCGCGGTATGCGGCGGAACGGCCGTTTTCCCTGTCTGCCAGTCTGGTGTTTGAGCAGTCCTACAGCGGCGTGGATGGCGACAGCGCCTCGTCGGCGGAGTTGTATGCTCTGTTGTCGGCCCTGTCTGGCGCGCCCATCAAACAATCGCTGGCCGTTACCGGCTCGGTGAACCAATATGGTCAGGTCCAGGCCATCGGCGGCGTCAACGAGAAAATCGAGGGCTTTTTTGATCTGTGCCAGGCGCGCGATGCGGCCGGTTTGCCTGGCGACCAGGGGGTGTTGATCCCGCAAGCCAATGTCCAACATCTGATGCTGCGGTCTGATGTGGTCGAAGCGGTGGCTAACGGCCGTTTCCACATCTACCCCATCGCCCACGTAGACGAAGGCATCGAACTGCTCACCGGCATTCCCGCCGGAGCAGCCGATGAGTCTGGTCGCTATCCGCCAGACAGCATCAACGGCCGTGTCGTGGCCTATTTAGAAAAGCTAACCGAGCAGCAGCGCGCTTTTGCCGCCCCGCCGCCGACGGAAGATAAAAAAGGTGAGGCGGCGCAGATTATCCGACCGGTAAAGGATTCTTGA
- a CDS encoding adenylyl-sulfate kinase: MSNLSAGFVVWITGLPASGKTSLAKAVHDLLADERIFTLILDAGDIRPLLTPKPEYTDAERRWFYQAIIGLAAQFARQGANVIIAATGNRRLYREQARRCCPVFAEVYLDCALDVCRSRDSTGQYNADTDYVPGIGVAYEPPFAPEVIVRTASKTPAQAAQTVIDILKLEGIIPREACNGNSQPISQHFSQPIGCQQAAPTV, translated from the coding sequence ATGTCCAATCTATCAGCGGGATTTGTCGTCTGGATAACCGGTTTGCCGGCGTCGGGAAAAACGTCATTGGCGAAGGCTGTCCATGATTTGTTGGCCGATGAGCGCATTTTTACACTTATCTTAGACGCTGGCGATATACGGCCGTTGTTAACCCCCAAACCAGAGTATACCGACGCTGAACGCCGCTGGTTCTACCAGGCGATCATCGGTCTGGCCGCTCAGTTTGCCCGCCAGGGAGCCAATGTCATCATCGCGGCCACCGGCAACCGCCGCCTATACCGCGAGCAGGCCCGGCGCTGCTGCCCAGTGTTTGCCGAGGTGTATCTGGACTGCGCTTTGGACGTTTGTCGCAGCCGCGATTCCACCGGCCAGTACAACGCCGACACCGATTACGTCCCTGGCATTGGCGTCGCCTATGAGCCGCCATTTGCGCCAGAAGTGATTGTTAGAACGGCGAGCAAAACACCGGCGCAGGCGGCACAAACGGTGATTGACATCTTAAAACTAGAAGGAATCATCCCAAGAGAGGCGTGTAATGGCAACTCTCAGCCCATTTCTCAGCACTTTTCTCAGCCCATTGGCTGCCAACAAGCTGCGCCAACTGTGTGA
- a CDS encoding universal stress protein, whose amino-acid sequence MFHCQRILVPLDGSELAERALPSALAIARAMAGQGRCVVHLLRVVPPLFLALDPPLYAETLSLSEAEAGDYLALTGAKWSEAGVLVRTAVTSGPAAEEILAYAQKQDIDLLVMSSHGRSGFGRWVYGSVTEKVLRQACCASLIIRPGEVPPPVTFRKMLVCLDGSPLAEQVLQPVLTLAQAMSAAVCLLRVVPPALLAVETYAMAQLLSTVDEMERDTADAYLRQLLVSLPVADLPISISMQTVMGPAAEAILDTAVSQNADLIAMCSHGRSGIGRWVYGSVTEKVLRGATCATFIIRGSPNG is encoded by the coding sequence ATGTTTCATTGCCAACGTATCTTAGTTCCGCTGGATGGTTCCGAGCTGGCGGAGAGGGCGCTGCCATCGGCCTTGGCCATTGCCAGGGCCATGGCCGGCCAGGGGCGGTGTGTTGTTCACTTGCTGCGTGTTGTTCCCCCTTTGTTTTTAGCCCTAGACCCGCCGCTGTATGCGGAAACGCTAAGTTTAAGCGAAGCGGAGGCCGGCGATTATCTGGCCCTGACAGGCGCAAAGTGGTCTGAGGCCGGGGTGTTGGTGCGCACGGCCGTTACCAGTGGTCCGGCTGCGGAAGAAATTCTGGCATATGCCCAAAAGCAGGATATTGATCTGCTGGTCATGTCTAGCCACGGCCGTTCCGGGTTTGGCCGGTGGGTCTATGGCAGCGTGACCGAAAAAGTGCTGCGCCAGGCGTGCTGCGCCAGCCTGATTATTCGCCCCGGAGAAGTGCCGCCGCCGGTGACTTTCCGCAAAATGTTGGTTTGTCTGGATGGGTCGCCGCTGGCCGAGCAGGTCTTGCAGCCTGTGCTAACGTTGGCGCAGGCTATGTCCGCCGCGGTTTGCCTGCTGCGGGTGGTTCCGCCGGCGCTCCTGGCAGTTGAAACTTATGCCATGGCTCAACTGCTCAGCACGGTGGATGAGATGGAGCGTGACACTGCCGACGCCTATCTGCGCCAGTTGTTGGTCAGCCTGCCGGTGGCTGATCTACCTATTAGTATTAGTATGCAAACGGTCATGGGACCGGCCGCCGAGGCGATTCTGGACACGGCCGTCAGCCAGAACGCAGACCTTATTGCCATGTGCAGTCACGGTCGTTCCGGGATTGGCCGATGGGTGTATGGCAGCGTGACGGAGAAAGTGCTGCGGGGCGCCACCTGCGCCACCTTCATTATTCGCGGTTCGCCAAATGGGTAG
- a CDS encoding response regulator transcription factor has product MSFLRILLVDDHEVVRLGLRSLLDHHANFEVVGEAAAEAEAVQKALELEPDIVLMDIRLAGGSGVDACQQITAAMPHIKVVMLTSYAEDDMLFAAIRAGAAGYVLKQVGSNDLIRAIESASRGEATLDPSLTQRVFSEIRHSIQKEEAAAFGDLTAQEMQVLSLIAEGKTNREIATALFLSEGTVRNYVSSILSKLGVSNRAEAAAYAIQHHLKDYL; this is encoded by the coding sequence ATGTCATTTCTACGAATTCTCCTGGTTGACGATCATGAAGTGGTGCGGTTAGGGTTACGTAGTTTGTTGGATCACCACGCCAATTTTGAGGTAGTGGGTGAAGCGGCCGCCGAAGCCGAAGCGGTGCAGAAAGCGCTGGAACTGGAACCAGATATTGTCCTGATGGATATTCGCCTGGCAGGTGGCAGCGGCGTGGACGCCTGCCAACAAATCACGGCCGCCATGCCCCACATAAAAGTAGTTATGTTAACATCGTATGCGGAAGATGACATGCTCTTCGCCGCCATTCGCGCGGGGGCGGCCGGTTATGTTCTTAAACAAGTCGGCAGCAACGATCTGATCCGGGCTATCGAATCCGCCTCACGCGGCGAAGCCACACTAGACCCTTCCCTCACACAGCGCGTTTTCTCCGAAATTCGCCACTCCATCCAAAAAGAAGAAGCTGCCGCCTTCGGCGACCTGACAGCCCAGGAAATGCAGGTGCTGTCGCTGATTGCTGAAGGAAAGACAAACCGCGAAATTGCTACCGCCCTGTTTCTCAGCGAAGGCACAGTACGCAATTATGTCAGCAGCATTCTTTCCAAGCTGGGCGTCTCCAACCGGGCCGAAGCAGCCGCCTACGCCATCCAGCATCATCTGAAAGATTATCTTTAG